gtacatgcaattacctttctaatgacaccccacacgatcctatacggctcgtgtaactggagaaatttttgtaagaaaagtgaagttttcgatttttgatgACCTCATACCagccacaaaagcttcgaagaatttttttgaaagtggttttggcttctggtccgatgcgtccgatttcggtcttctgtttttcagaagaatccctcgccagaaaattaagaaaacttaCCGCTGGTAAAAGgagacaaatttttgttgattggtCAGAGTCGTAAGAGAAATTTGCATCCAAAAGTTATCGGGGCTTCCTTGTCGGCATGTGCATGCCAAGgtagtttttaattgaaactaCATCGATGCACTTagaaaactaaaacaaaatttatttgaaaacaatcGGTGGTTGCTTGGGACAAAGTACAATTAGCAGCTCAGTCAATTGGAATATTAGCAGCTCATGAAGCTCAGTCATTATGGTAgaagtttcaataaaataattttctaaaacaaaaactcGACCGACGTCAATTTGttcgaaatgttttccttGCATTGAGTGACTCGTTTGAACGTATCGGTTTTGCGGAAGGCGTTGAGCAGTTCCTTCTTCTGCTCACTGTCCTGATTCACTTGACTGGCATCGTGGTAAACAATGTAGCTAACCTTCTGCAGTTTTGGTCCATTCAACGCAATGCAGTCCAGTACTGCTTCCAAGCTCAACATCGGTCGGTATGACTGTTTGTAACGCAAATGAGTCAACGACTTGCCTTTCGTAATTTCCATTAGAAATGCGTCGTTCACAAAGTCGGTTTCGTAGAGATCCAACCGGCGAAGATTTGTCAAGCGATGTAATTGCTTCACGGTTTTAACATTCAGTGGCAGGCTGTTATCGATATCAATCGAACACATTGACAGCGTCTGGATCTTGTTGTGGTTGATCAACGCGCCAAACAATTTGTCAACGTCAATGGATGCGGAAGCATTCGTCAATTTTAATGAAGTCAGTCGGTTGAACAGGCTAAATGGGCTGAAGTTCGCCGGTGCACAGTTGAACTGACATTCCAGTTCGTTCAATTTAACCAATTGATCGACACTCTCGATCAAAATGTCGGGAAATTCTGCAAAGCATTTCCGCATAGTCAGCGATTCCAATTCGGTTTTTGAATTTGCCAGGCACGTTTGTAGGTGCATTGGCTCGACTgcacaatttttcaatcttAATTCCTTTAACGGTGGTAGTTCGCTCAGAAAA
The DNA window shown above is from Bradysia coprophila strain Holo2 chromosome IV unlocalized genomic scaffold, BU_Bcop_v1 contig_84, whole genome shotgun sequence and carries:
- the LOC119072863 gene encoding uncharacterized protein LOC119072863; amino-acid sequence: MDNLINSPSSASPSQLSLLDLNDYCFLDIFAHLNVNDLILASTLCKRLEYNAHRLFPHRLQLWTDICDDVETADFLLSKVGRFITEIEINGDGEPGISIQETMELLRRNCKYLEKVVLHHTVPNDLLQLPTNLKHISIKFPENWTPTEGFMEKLKSFNNLESLTLNFKHFTEIDSGFLSELPPLKELRLKNCAVEPMHLQTCLANSKTELESLTMRKCFAEFPDILIESVDQLVKLNELECQFNCAPANFSPFSLFNRLTSLKLTNASASIDVDKLFGALINHNKIQTLSMCSIDIDNSLPLNVKTVKQLHRLTNLRRLDLYETDFVNDAFLMEITKGKSLTHLRYKQSYRPMLSLEAVLDCIALNGPKLQKVSYIVYHDASQVNQDSEQKKELLNAFRKTDTFKRVTQCKENISNKLTSVEFLF